From a region of the Dictyostelium discoideum AX4 chromosome 2 chromosome, whole genome shotgun sequence genome:
- a CDS encoding hypothetical protein (Similar to Homo sapiens (Human). Tenascin (TN) (Hexabrachion) (Cytotactin) (Neuronectin) (GMEM) (JI) (Miotendinous antigen) (Glioma-associated-extracellular matrix antigen) (GP 150-225) (Tenascin-C) (TN-C)), translating to MLNFIQKISKSGCNFFYLFLILILINFSNPKVNSQTLNKNEYDCLKSLLTNLGSINKVKINTTSLEYLFCGTLEFLSPNVKIFCNEGSISKLSVGQANFTYTVTDDFSCFKNMTNLSVDNIVYDKDKFYNSYPPNAKEFSFDGTDLVYGTISPIIKIFDSMSIQNIPTIIKFSWYLNTTKIVIASFVPFKGYFLVSFDNDLDGSKIWDCSILIHSLNVPSLNFITGEITLNLMLDYDQSSWGNITTFGGMRYMSLISSNLSYFPLEFSNLRSEVLKSIFIEIPFLAVSSKIDLSLIGKSLESLYFFHPNNFTFGGLFPIILPSNEAFKKLEFVYGNIEILDLSLFTNVETLSLKCNLMSNGFPSSFNRTIHRKLKHIDISNNSITGTIDDSFCQLEIIVTNNSMTGLIPTCFTCFFGLPEINLERYFIGNNFINLNTPSSPSIIIPNIVFNNTSIIEGSIVFYEYLIFGENLGGSWVPFTAVSDSVGTPMIISMIEPNSLFKLFCNGEPKFPLNLSYSKSNPNYTFTLSLGIPPILNLVDWQSSTTDLVIDGSFFTYNSSIINITIGNENCLVTNTNFYQIKCTLSNVIDQSLEDIISYITNGNLITQFTLNPGVINTILNCTENYNDCNGNGYCLSDIGKCKCDPTHQGGDCSLPYIECLNDCNNVGQCNNQTGICSCPISPYEWSGIDCSIPLHTISAVSPSDTNGGSASIYGWFSNNHTYLQVFIGNKQCIPIYNISKSEIICKAPPSTGLKSVSVIQNSINVTSKDIYQYYSNDKQCPNHCTSTSNGICNTTTGYCNCIGRWSGYDCSLYSNPSGGGDNSGGLPGSNTTIDGNTGNTNITNQQTNYQILITKLIEIDFNGNQINEYLLLNKWSIISNISKTVYTFIQSIQNDKCNITYTIDEINKDRDTTFAGINFKLTSGSVKMTVSIENYQYSSNLNTLQLQMKSSVNEIQTNNENDCNNDQIEINNTPNQDNSLNYMTIKKDAKVLNGRFIDRIESDGISTFMQTVLVSKSNDSITVGMNLPHCTKKCLLDPDFSVLVSPEFVDECGGDNDRKSWFLPVVIVVPIVFLTLIIIFVVITIKKRFVEMYLFKSKIKQLANLNK from the exons atgttgaattttattcaaaaaatttcaaaatctgggtgtaattttttttatttatttttaattttaattttaattaatttttcaaatccaAAAGTAAATTCTcaaacattaaataaaaatgaatatgatTGTTTAAAGAGTTTGTTAACAAATTTGGGATCAATCaataaagttaaaattaatacaacatctttagaatatttattttgtggTACATTGGAATTTCTATCACCAAatgttaaaatattttgtaatgaaggttcaatttcaaaattaagtGTAGGACAAGCTAATTTCACATATACAGTAACTGATGATTTTtcatgttttaaaaatatgacTAATTTATCTGTTGATAATATTGTTTatgataaagataaattttataattcatATCCTCCAAATGCAAaagaattttcatttgatggCACTGATTTAGTTTATGGAACTATTtcaccaattattaaaatttttgactCAATGTCAATACAAAATATaccaacaataattaaattttcttgGTATTTAAATACAACTAAAAT tgtaatAGCCTCTTTCGTACCTTTTAAAGGATATTTTTTagtttcatttgataatgatctTGATGGTTCAAAAATTTGGGATTGTtctattttaattcattctCTAAATGTtccatcattaaattttattacagGTGAAATTACTTTAAATCTAATGTTAGATTACGATCAATCATCATGGGGAAATATTACAACTTTTGGAGGAATGAGATATATGTCTCTAATatcttcaaatttatcatatTTTCCAttagaattttcaaatttaagatctgaagttttaaaatctat atttattgaAATACCATTTTTAGCAGTATCttcaaaaattgatttatcattaataggaaaatcattagaatcattatatttttttcatccaaataattttacattTGGTGGTTTATTTCCAATAATTTTACCATCAAATGAagcatttaaaaaattggaatttgTTTATGgaaatattgaaatattagatctttcattatttacaaatgttgaaacattatcattaaaatgtAATTTAATGTCCAATGGTTTTCCTTCAAGTTTCAATAGAACAATTCatagaaaattaaaacacaTTGATATAAGCAATAATAGTATTACAGGTACAATTGATGATTCATTTTGTCAATTGGAAATCATTGttacaaataattcaatgaCAGGTTTAATTCCAACTTGTTTTACATGTTTCTTTGGATTACCAgaaataaatttagaaagatattttattggaaataattttataaatttaaatacacCTTCTTCACCAT CAATTATCATTCCAAAtatagtttttaataatacttcAATTATTGAGGGTTCAATAGTTTTTtatgaatatttaatatttggtgAAAATTTAGGTGGTAGTTGGGTTCCATTTACAGCTGTCTCTGATTCTGTAGGAACACCAATGATTATTTCAATGATTGAGccaaatagtttatttaaattattttgcaATGGAGAGCCCAAGTTTCCTTTAAACTTATCATACAGTAAGTCTAACCCAAACTATACATTTACTTTATCATTGGGAATACcaccaatattaaatttagtaGATTGGCAATCAAGTACAACTGATTTAGTAATAGATGGTTCATTCTTTACATATAATAGttctataattaatattacaattggtaatgaaaattgtttggttacaaatacaaatttttatcaaattaaatGTACACTTTCAAATGTTATAGATCAATCATTAGAGGATATTATATCATATATTAcaaatggtaatttaataACTCAATTCACTTTAAATCCAGGTGTAAtaaatacaattttaaattgtactgaaaattataatgattgtaatggtaatggatATTGTTTATCTGATATTGGTAAATGTAAATGTGATCCAACCCATCAAGGTGGTGATTGCTCTTTGCCATATATAGAATGTTTAAATGATTGTAATAATGTTGGTCAATGTAATAATCAAACTGGTATTTGCTCGTGTCCAATCTCTCCTTATGAATGGAGTGGTATTGATTGTTCAATTCCATTACATACAATATCTGCAGTTTCACCAAGTGATACCAATGGTGGTAGCGCTTCAATTTATGGTTGGTTTAGTAATAATCATACTTATCTACAAGTTTTCATTGGTAATAAACAATGTATaccaatttataatatatctAAAAGtgaaattatttgtaaagcACCACCAAGTACAGGTTTAAAATCAGTTAGTgtaattcaaaattcaatcaatgtaacatcaaaagatatttatcaatattattcaaatgataaacaaTGTCCAAATCATTGTACATCGACATCAAATGGCATTTGTAATACAACAACTGGATATTGTAATTGTATTGGAAGATGGAGCGGTTATGATTGTAGTTTATATTCAAATCCAAGTGGTGGTGGCGATAATAGTGGTGGATTACCAGGATCAAATACAACAATAGATGGTAATACTGGTAATACAAATATTACAAATCAACAaacaaattatcaaattttaattacaaaATTAATAGAGATAGATTTCAATGGTAATCAAATCAATGAAtatctattattaaataaatggtcaataatttcaaatattagtAAAACAGTTTACACATTcattcaatcaattcaaaatgaTAAATGTAATATCACATAtacaattgatgaaattaataaagatagAGACACAACTTTCGCaggtattaattttaaattaacaaGTGGATCAGTTAAAATGACAGTATCAATTGAAAACTATCAATATTCaagtaatttaaatacattacaattacaaatgaaatcaagtgtaaatgaaattcaaacaaataatgaaaatgattgtaACAATGATCAAATTGAAATCAATAATACACCAAATCAagataattcattaaattatatgacaattaaaaaagatgcaaaagttttaaatggTAGATTTATAGACAGAATCGAAAGTGATGGTATATCAACATTTATGCAAACTGTGTTagtatcaaaatcaaatgattcaattacaGTTGGTATGAATTTACCTCATTGTACAAAGAAATGTTTATTAGATCCTGATTTCTCTGTATTGGTTAGTCCTGAATTCGTTGATGAATgtggtggtgataatgatCGAAAATCCTGGTTTTTACCAGTTGTTATAGTGGTTcctattgtttttttaaccttaataattatttttgtagttattactataaaaaaaagatttgttgagatgtatttatttaaatcaaaaataaaacaattggcaaacttaaataaataa